The sequence below is a genomic window from Wyeomyia smithii strain HCP4-BCI-WySm-NY-G18 chromosome 1, ASM2978416v1, whole genome shotgun sequence.
TTCGTTATAACGTTGCAAATCTATACGGCTACCATTCTGGGAAGATGCTGGACCATAGCCGAAAAGCTGGACCCTTCGATTGTGGCGAAGAATCGGTATCCATATGCTGCAATCGCGGAGTTCACCTATGGAAAACGGATGAGTGTGTTTGTGACTGTGCTCCTGGATATGACAGTGTTTGGTGGCGGTATTCCAAACTTATTGGTAGCTTCACAAAATCTGCAGCTGCTGGGGTCAAAAGTATCAGGCGGGGGATTCGAGTTTTCCTTCTGCTATTGGCTCGTGTTGATAGGACTGTTTCTCTGTCCTATAATGTGGCTAGGAAGCCCTAAGAATATGCGAGCGTTAGCCAGTGTTTCAGTCATAGTGTGCAGCAGTGTTGCCGTACTAACGTGGTACTCGATTGGTCAAGACACTGCTATCGTTTCATCAAATGGTACCAGCTATGAAGACTTTGTCCCGTTCAACGGCATCGAGCTCGGTTTGCCGTCATGGATTAAACTTTTGAAGGCATACGGAATAATTGCCTTTCAGTTTGATATTCATCCTATGCTATTAACGATCCAAGTCGATATGGATCAAAAACGTTTGATTGGAAAAGCCGTTTTTCTGGGACTGATGGCCACCTGCTTCCTGTCTGCCGCGACAACCCTGTTGGCTGCCTACCGATACGGCATGAACACTACGAACAATGTTCTACAGATTTTACCGAAAAGTTGGTCCCTGTACATAACAATAATGTTAGTAACACTGCAGCTGTGCTTGTCTAGTGCTGTAGGTAATTCGGCACTCTTTCAGCACATTGAAGATGTTCTGGGTGCATCCAGAGGTAACAAATAATATAGATCCTGAAACACTATTCACTGATATTTTTTCCCTTAAAGATTTTACAATCAAACGCTGTGTCATTCGTTCGAGTCTGGTTTGGTTGGCTGTGATAATAGCGGAAATTCTTCCCCGGTTTGATGTCGTTATGGGCATCATTGGAGGAACCCTAACCGGGCCTCTTATATTTATTCTGCCGCCTCTATTGTACCAAAAGATGACCGCTTTGGAGGCCACAAGCTATCGGGAAATGGAACGACTTAAAAGACGAGACACCGGCGATGTTGATAGAAATTCGCCACTTTTCCACGGTGTATATGGATCGATTGGACATACACCGCTAATCGCTGCCAGAGGAAACTTCTCACCGGGAAATCGAGTGAGAGAAAGCTTCACGTTTTGCTACCATCGAATAAAACGTTGCTGTCGCTTCATGCGCAGTGATTGCATTCTTTCGATATGCGTTATCATGTTCGGTATCGGGGCAACACTCAGCTCGACTTACTACAACATATTTGACGTGAAGGATATTGGACTTAACTTCTGGAAATCATGCGCTGCCAATATTACTCTGGCAAGTGATTTATGAACTCGCTAATAAACagttattttttaatgaaaatatacAAATTGAAAACATTAACATAgtttgttttattgaaatcctTTCGTTCCATGTTTTTCGCAATGTACTCAATGCGACGGcaaattgaattcattttattcattgtATTAAAATTATAGGTAAATGCTACTCAAAAGTTCGATAATGGCATCGATTAACTCTGTTCATCATGCTTTTGGTTTCTTCTATATCACAAtttcataaacaaaaaaaaaaacacttcactGGTTGCTTGATACTCCCAAGCGATACGCTTAGTGTGGAGCTTTCCAGCCACCAAACGCAGCTTCCAGCTCTCTTGCAATGCACAAAGCCAGACGATCCTGGAAGGGGGCAGCAACAATTTGAATTCCGATTGGCAAACCCTGTCGGTTGAATCCAAGCGGGACATGGGTTCCCGGGAATCCTAACGCGTTGAATAGCATCGTGTACGTTACTCCCGTTGTGTGGGTGAAGGATTCATAATGCCGTAAGGCCGGCTTGGGAAATGTTGGCAGAAATAGGACTCCGTCAGTTCCCAGAGTATCCTGTAGTTGAAAACTCATTACATTTTATATTATATACCTACTAATATCATTGCTTACAGTTATCTGTTTTTTCAGCTCCCCTGCTTTCCTTAAATAAATCTGATGTTCTTCCGGAGTTAATAAATATTTTGTATTGTACAGTATGTAGAACACAACTCCTGCCAATGTTAATTGCGACCTTCCAATCATTGCTCTACCCAGTTCAGCGAATAAACTGTGCTTCTCTTTTGGATTTTCTCTGTTGTCAAAAATGCTTGGAACGTCTTCCAGCGCCTGCAGTGTACACATGGCCATCTCCAAGCTTTCATTGATGTGATCAAACTCGGCTCGCTCGGTTTGGAGTCCATGATCCTTGAAGAACTGTACCGCTCGGTACATCGCTATCTTGATCTCTTCGTCGACTGGTATGAAACCAGGGTTAAAGCCAACGTCCTCCATGTAGTGGATTCGGATATCCTTGGTGTAGACAGTTTCGTCTAGGCGCAGCTTGTAGGCCTGTGAACCGGCCATGATGTGTACTAGAGTCGGTAGATCCTTCGCATAGCGGGACATGGGACCAACGGTTAGAAAGTTGGAGAACTTTTCGTCAGACGAGGAGGGAAAATGTCCCTTGATCGATATGACACCTGAGGGTGGAGAATGagaatattaaaattgataACATTGCACAGTAAATCAATATGCAGTTTTGGATTTATTCATTTACTTATTCACTGTTAACAGCAAGTATAAGGGTGATATAATCTGA
It includes:
- the LOC129718810 gene encoding uncharacterized protein LOC129718810 yields the protein MSTISLLLFRCQEEKYKQYESCVQANRSDPRGQFIASRNTFRDSSEFLTGLKFVSYNLVAEQMIRITGTTNSTQHFGCVGLPAHNFTAVIRAVTFDKAISEKMSIRDSNKPKVEFSDSDFFLEQHHARSGLTAPTISRSERGPTKLSLFFASLCIIDLFGVFPIVALPKSIISCGLYGVPLVLFVITLQIYTATILGRCWTIAEKLDPSIVAKNRYPYAAIAEFTYGKRMSVFVTVLLDMTVFGGGIPNLLVASQNLQLLGSKVSGGGFEFSFCYWLVLIGLFLCPIMWLGSPKNMRALASVSVIVCSSVAVLTWYSIGQDTAIVSSNGTSYEDFVPFNGIELGLPSWIKLLKAYGIIAFQFDIHPMLLTIQVDMDQKRLIGKAVFLGLMATCFLSAATTLLAAYRYGMNTTNNVLQILPKSWSLYITIMLVTLQLCLSSAVGNSALFQHIEDVLGASRDFTIKRCVIRSSLVWLAVIIAEILPRFDVVMGIIGGTLTGPLIFILPPLLYQKMTALEATSYREMERLKRRDTGDVDRNSPLFHGVYGSIGHTPLIAARGNFSPGNRVRESFTFCYHRIKRCCRFMRSDCILSICVIMFGIGATLSSTYYNIFDVKDIGLNFWKSCAANITLASDL
- the LOC129718814 gene encoding fatty-acid amide hydrolase 2-B → MQLWLRVLGVVLRIVNFLLTPFIKFVGGSRRKTPFPEIRNEMLEIPAVDLAERIRNKELRSEDVVRAYIDRIREVNPLINAVVEERFAAAIEDAKKADDMIANMQAIWLIKTHPLLGVPFTVKESCSLKGALLTGGSLPRQGIKASSDGEAVALLRAAGCIPLLVSNTPEYCLSWESYNHITGRTLNPYDCRRTAGGSSGGEGALIAAGASLFGVGSDIAGSIRLPALFNGIFGHKPTAGVISIKGHFPSSSDEKFSNFLTVGPMSRYAKDLPTLVHIMAGSQAYKLRLDETVYTKDIRIHYMEDVGFNPGFIPVDEEIKIAMYRAVQFFKDHGLQTERAEFDHINESLEMAMCTLQALEDVPSIFDNRENPKEKHSLFAELGRAMIGRSQLTLAGVVFYILYNTKYLLTPEEHQIYLRKAGELKKQITDTLGTDGVLFLPTFPKPALRHYESFTHTTGVTYTMLFNALGFPGTHVPLGFNRQGLPIGIQIVAAPFQDRLALCIARELEAAFGGWKAPH